TGGAAATCCTTCCCAGAAGAGTTTAGGGTGTTACAGCAGCAGATAAATGGCCATAGTTTGGAGTAAGAAGTTTATCAATCACATATGGGTGTAATACTTGGTTGTTCACATAGCTTAATCATTTTGCATAAGTTTATCACTTGTTGACTACAAGGGACTTCAAGAAACTCaggtctgaaaacacagaaaatgatcctTACATTAATTATCTTGACAACTTTGGATAACAGGATTATATTAATGATAAAATCCTTTACATATTGTTATAAAAGTTTTTCATGTGTTGGATATACAGtaaatttacagaaaaaaaaacagatatgtgTCTACTATCAAAAGCAACAAATAATCTGAAACTGCAGACAACTATGAAATTTCACATTTGGGCCActaaaatacaataacacaCCATCAGTTCGACACTCATGAAAGACTTCAGATTTTCTGACTAACACAAACACCTGTCTCATCTAAAAGCTCTGTCTGTTGGTTTGGCTGGACATGCTCCTGTactgcagcagcagtagagACACTGGTGGGTGAAGCAAAATGAATGTTTTCCTCTGTTATGACACACAGAGTTTTAGCTGCTTGATCAGACTCATCCAGTCTTTGCCCAGTGGGATATGTTTTCTCAAAAGTGTCCACATCAGTCACTGTAGGAGCAGAATCACTTACAAAGTCCTCTTCTTTTGTTATAACTGTTATATCCATCATGATGTGTGCGTGTCCTCCGTCATGACTTTCATCACTGTTTGGTGTTTCTGTCTGCGGGTCGTCTGGCTCTTCATGAGCTGACTGGTGTGAGGAGTTCTGTTCGGATGTCTTCGCATTGGAGGGTGATGGTTCATCCTCCTGAAAATCTGGCAAAGCTGATGTTTCACTATCTTTACCCGAAATTTCAGGGGAGCGCTTCTGTTTGACAGGCATATTTTCAAACCGACTCTCACCTGTAGAAATAGAAACATACCATTCAAGAAATACAGAGTCagtagaaaaagacaaatagaGGTATTGTTAAAATTCTCACCTTCCTGGCCATGAGAATCTGGTGTCTCAACCTGCTGAGTGTTCAGGATGATCGCATCTTTTCCTCCTAATGTgacaaaacattattaaaaataaactgttataGACTAACAATGTAATTGTCTGTATGCCGATAGTTGAAACAGTTTGGAAACATATGAAATGTAAGGATAGAAGATGAGATTTAGAGATTAACAAGTGGATGACATGGTTAATAGAGGAACATACTTCCATATATTCCCAGAGACACATTATAAGTCAGGCCTTCAGCAAGAAGCAGAGGGacaggagaaaggaaaagagaggtAAATCATTTTACACATGTATTATGTAGAAAGAACCATCATTAAGGCTTcaattaaatatgtttgttttaatatataaagGTAACTTATTTTCACCTGGCAGGCTCCATAATCCAGACATCTCCAATGTTTTTAGCTTCTTCTCCAGCTCTGCTACTCGATTTCCAAGAATCCtaatgaaaaatgacagaacaatATAATGAAATCAGCAAGTTCTATCCAGTATCGTTACAAAGTAGGACCTAAAAGAAATATAATACACTTCAGTACTTGTTGATTTGGCGTTGGTGCTGAATGACCATGTTCTTCTCGTGGATCGTTTCCAGCAGAGCTGTGGCCAAAGACTTAAGGTCTGAAATGGACTGAGGAGTCACTGGCAAACTGCAGCCGTTTTCCTCAGAGAGTAACAGCTCCTTCACTGCATACACATCAGACACAGTTTAGGTACAGGGGTAATGACTAGCTTCAATACAGGAAATGCAGACTCCTTTTCTTCAGCACATGTGTAATTGTGCAACATGTTGCACAATAGAGTATCAggattttgaaaaatatgatcCTTCTGACCTTGTTTGGCAGAGAGCACCCCAGTAAGCGCACTACTGTTGGGTTTCCCACAGATCTTAGAGTTTTTCCTACACTCCAGGGCACTCTGAAATCAGGGAAAAGCATTACTGAGCATGAGAGGCGTCAGTTTCTgagaaaaataatgtttctaGCAAATACACTGTTTTaacatctgtaaaaaaaaaaaaaaaaaaaatgttttaaaggctCCATTTACATGGAATTGagcaattattttaaaatatatttgaaatattatatGTGCAAAATATTGAAgacataaaactaaaaataaagcaACTACCTTGTACTTCACCAGATTTGTTTTGAGCAAGTTAACCTCCTCCTGAAGCTGACTGAGTCGCTCATGCAAATACCTGTAAGAAATATTTTGATCAAAACTCTGATTCAGAAATCATTAAAACACGGCAGTTCTATCATCAGTCTGTTTACATGGGAGAGATGCCATTAACCTATGACTcaaatatacataaacacacattactgTCAACGATGTAAATATACACATCCTTTTATTTAACTAGCTAAGTACTGCTGTCTGTCAACAGTTTAACTTTGAACATTTCCCCATATTCAATAATGCAAAGAGGCACCAAGGCACGAggtattctttaaaaaaaaaaaaaaaaaaaaaaaagaggacaaaCTTGTTCTCCATGCAGAGTGCATCTATGTCTAAAATCCGAATCTCATCATTCCCTACGATGTGGTTCATTTCTACGTTGAGACGATGAGCCTTCTGCTGAAACACGTCACGCTCTGCTCGAACATCCTGAAGCTCATCTGTGAGTGACTTCACGCTGTGCTCCAGCACCTCATTCTACACCAACACGAAACGTACACTGTAAGTAAATACACTGCGATCTGATCTGGTAACAGTGCTGATAGTACAGGCTGTAATATAATATACTACTTTCCACAATAATTGtaccttgttttgtttatttgtctgcAAAAACTAGTTTTAACCAATAATTGTCACACTATTCCATTAATATCATATCCTGATGTGATTTACAGCTGCCATAAAATTGTCTTCAATAAATCAAGCTGCACCCTCCTGCCAGTTCACCTGTTCTCGTGCTCTTTCTAACTGTTTGACCAGATCCTCTCGTTCATGCGCGGGAAAGTGTCGAGCTCCAACCTCCTCGTCTCCCAGCCGCTGTTTGGTGATGGTCATCCTTAGAAGCTGTGGGAACAGAAAGACTCGCGATTCTCACCCGAGTCAGATAAACTGATTCACAGGctacaaaagacacacaaagtgaagcaaaaaaaaaaaaaaaaaaaaatgcatgtacaTAAACTAAACGGAACATTTTAAAACTCACTGTGGTAGAAAGCATGACCTGGTACCTTGTTATCACCCTGAGATTCCACCAGTCGCTGTTTCAGCTCCTTCACCTCTTCAGAAAGTTGATTACTTTTTTCTCTCGAGTCTGTCAGTAGCTGGGCTAAATTCACCTAAAGGAGACATGAACTTGATTTTATTCAGAAGTTAAAGGAATATATTCTGGAGCGACATGTACTGCACCGGGGCATTTAAAAGTGTACAGATCAGGGTTTTCTAAAAACacaattattaaatgaaaaaccaTACAGGGTAAAAGGGTAGATATATAGAGATAATATGGCCACT
This genomic window from Mastacembelus armatus chromosome 1, fMasArm1.2, whole genome shotgun sequence contains:
- the LOC113127770 gene encoding coiled-coil domain-containing protein 149 isoform X1, with the protein product MDPSRRSESDWQGLLSEFIICKQKLESKKEALLILSKELDTCQQERDQYKLMANQLRERHQGLKKKYRELIDGDPSLPPEKRNQVNLAQLLTDSREKSNQLSEEVKELKQRLVESQGDNKLLRMTITKQRLGDEEVGARHFPAHEREDLVKQLERAREQNEVLEHSVKSLTDELQDVRAERDVFQQKAHRLNVEMNHIVGNDEIRILDIDALCMENKYLHERLSQLQEEVNLLKTNLVKYKSALECRKNSKICGKPNSSALTGVLSAKQVKELLLSEENGCSLPVTPQSISDLKSLATALLETIHEKNMVIQHQRQINKILGNRVAELEKKLKTLEMSGLWSLPGGKDAIILNTQQVETPDSHGQEGESRFENMPVKQKRSPEISGKDSETSALPDFQEDEPSPSNAKTSEQNSSHQSAHEEPDDPQTETPNSDESHDGGHAHIMMDITVITKEEDFVSDSAPTVTDVDTFEKTYPTGQRLDESDQAAKTLCVITEENIHFASPTSVSTAAAVQEHVQPNQQTELLDETGVCVSQKI
- the LOC113127770 gene encoding coiled-coil domain-containing protein 149 isoform X2, which produces MDPSRRSESDWQGLLSEKLESKKEALLILSKELDTCQQERDQYKLMANQLRERHQGLKKKYRELIDGDPSLPPEKRNQVNLAQLLTDSREKSNQLSEEVKELKQRLVESQGDNKLLRMTITKQRLGDEEVGARHFPAHEREDLVKQLERAREQNEVLEHSVKSLTDELQDVRAERDVFQQKAHRLNVEMNHIVGNDEIRILDIDALCMENKYLHERLSQLQEEVNLLKTNLVKYKSALECRKNSKICGKPNSSALTGVLSAKQVKELLLSEENGCSLPVTPQSISDLKSLATALLETIHEKNMVIQHQRQINKILGNRVAELEKKLKTLEMSGLWSLPGGKDAIILNTQQVETPDSHGQEGESRFENMPVKQKRSPEISGKDSETSALPDFQEDEPSPSNAKTSEQNSSHQSAHEEPDDPQTETPNSDESHDGGHAHIMMDITVITKEEDFVSDSAPTVTDVDTFEKTYPTGQRLDESDQAAKTLCVITEENIHFASPTSVSTAAAVQEHVQPNQQTELLDETGVCVSQKI